GCGGGAGGTGAAGCGCCACGTGGCCGAGCGGCTCAAGACCGCCGCGATCCAGAACTACCGCATCGAGCTGAACGAGCTTGCCGCATCAGGCTTCCTCGAGCTGCTTCACAAAATCAATCCAGACCGGCTGCTTCACGAAGCCTAGGGCCTCGTTGATGGAGAGCATGGCGCGGTTGTTCGCCTCGTTGCCGGTGCGAATTTCCCTGGCTCCGTAGGCCTGGGCCAAACGGATGCCCTTGAGCTTGAGGGCCAGAGCCAGGCCCTTGCGGCGGTAGACCCGGCGGGTGCCGGTGAGGCCGGTGCTAAGGTAGGGGCCGTCGGTCTTCCAGAGGGTGGAAAGGGCCACATACTGGCCGGTGTTTTTGTCCACAGCCACAAAGTGGCCCTCGGGCAGGTAGTAGCGGCTCTCGAAAACCCACTTGCAATAATCCTCGAAGCGCACCTCGCTGATGGCCTCGGGGCGCGGTACATCCAGGCGGGCCTCGAGCCAGAGGTCGTAGAGCTTGTGCTTGTAGTCGGGGTCGCCCTCCAGTTCCTTCAGGCTTTTGAGGTCGAAACCGGCGGCCTCTACCGCTTCAATCTTGCCTGCCCACGGGGCAAAGTCGAAGTTTTGCACATCCAGCCGCGACTCCCAGTAGCGCATCTTCTCGGCAAAGCCCAGCTTGTGCAGCCAGGCCAGGGCGTGGGGCTGGTCTTCGCGGGTGCTGCTCAGGATCGAGATGGGGTGGTGGGGCTCCAGGGCCTCGAGCACCGCCCCATACAGGGCTTTGCCGATGCCTTGCCCGCGAAACGAAGGTTTTACCGTTACCCAGGCCCCGAACTTCTGCGGGTGGTACATGCCTTCGAACTGGGTGTACTCGCCCACCCCCACAATCTGGTGGTCGAGCTCGGCCACAAAGCGCCCCCACCTGACCTCGGGGGCGTGGTCGTCGTGTTCCCGCAGCCCCGCTTCGGTGTGCACTTGGTCGGGCCAGGCCGCCGCCAGCACCTCGGCAATGGCGGGGTAGTCGCGTTCCTCAAAGGGCCTTATTTTCGGGTTTGCTAACATGCGTTGCTCCTGGAGTGCTAAGCTAGAACCGTGAGCAAAAAGATTCGCCAGAAGTTGGCCGCCATCGTGACCACGGTGGTGTTTGGCTTTCTGCTCTTCAAACTGCTCGAGCGCACCTTTGTGCTGATCTGGGTCAACACCCCCTGGTGGGGGGCCCTGCTGATGCTGATTGTGCTATTCCTGATCATCGACTACACCATTAGCCGGGCTTTTGGCGTACGGGATTGAGGCGCAACAGCACCGTGGCCGGTTCTTTGATGAAGCCCAGGGCCTCGTTGATGGCCAGCATAGGCCGGTTGATCTGGTGGTTGGCGGTGCGGATGTAGCGAGCCCCGTAGCGCCGGGCAAACTCGAGGGCCCGCAGCTTGAGGGCCAGGGCCAGGCCCCGGCGGCGGTGGCTTCTGAGCACCCCGGTCAGGCCGGTGCGCAGGGTCTGGGGGCGGCTGGACTTGAAGAGCATGGTCACGCCCACCATCTGCTCTCCCTGAAGCGCCAGGAAGTAGCCCTCCGGCAGCAGGTTGGGGTCGTTCAGGGTGCGCTCCTGCCAGACCTCAAAGGGCCACAGGTTAATGGGCTCGGTGCTGGGCACATCCTGGAGCAGGCTGGTCTCGAGGGCGTACAAGGCCCGCTGAAAGCCCTCCTCCTGCCAGGGTAGCTCACTCAGAGGCCGCAGGGCCATTTCAGGGGGCAGGGGGCGCTCAAAGGGGGCAGGGTCGAAACCGTGCAAGTCCAGCACCGACTCCCAGCGGCGCTCCACCTCGGCAAAGCCCTGGGCCAGCAGATAGCGGTACTCGGGCCAGTCTTCCCGCACCTGTGCCAGCAGTTCTTTGGGCGAGTGAGGAGCCAGCCGCTCCATCAAAAAGCCCCACACCGCATCTTCCAGCGAATGTGCCTCCGGGCGCAGGTGATAACGTACCTCGAGCGCCCCCGGTTTGGGGTCGTAATAGGGGGTTGCGAACTCCATTACCCCCACCGCCTGCCCGCCCTGCTCCACCAGAAAGCGCTCCAGCACATCGCTTTGGGCCCGGGTCTGATCCAGGTGCTTCAAAACAGCAATGTCCAGCAGTACCTCGGGGTGAGCTGCCTCGCGCACGGCGGCGTAGACCCGGTAGTGGGCTTCGGAAAAGTCGAAGGGATGGATATGCAAAGCAGTTCTCCTATAAAAGGGGTGGGGCGGTATCTCGAAACGGGTGGAGCACCCAAAAAAGCCGGGGGTGTCAGGTTTGCCCCCAGCTTGGATATACGCTGGTGCCTATGGCAACAACGCAACCGCAGGGTGGCAGACCACAGATGGGGCTCCAGGGGGAGAAAAGCGGGAAATTATCATCAGGGCTCCACCTCCTTCGCGGCGCTTATGAACGCAAGGTAGCGTAGCACAAGGTTCACAAGCCCCGCAAGGTGGGCTGGGTTTTCGACCTTCCACGAGGGGAGGCCACAGGGGCTAGGGAACCGGGTTCTGGGTGGTTGCCGCACTTCCGTAACGCTTTACTCACAAAATTGGTGCAAATATCCGACGCGCTGAGGGGCTTCAGGTTAATCTCGAGGTGTTGTGGGACTGGTTGGGGCCTTCATCTCGGTAATTGCCACGACCCTGCTGCTAGCAGCGCACGGTGGGCGCGAACGCTGGGGCATGACGCCATTCACCATGCTGGCCTCGGCTATGGGCCTGATTGCGCTGGTGAGTGCTTTTTTCATGGATGTGCTGGGCCTTTATTTTGGCCTGGTGTTCACCCTGCAGGTGGGGCTATTGCTTGTGGCGCTCGAGGGGGAAAAGCGCTGGAAAAGCACCCTAGGGGGCTTACTGCTGATCAGCGTGCTGGCGCTGGGCCTGCATAATCTGATGCGTTTCCTGGATGTGCCGGTCATGCAGGTGGCCCAGTCCATGAGCGTCGTCAACTTTCGCATTGCGGCGCAGGGGTTGGCCATGTTGTTGGGGGGAATGCTCGTCTGGTGGCTTTACCCCAGGCTGGCGGTGCGGAACCGTATCCAGGCGCTGGTGGTAGTGCTGGCGCTCATCAACCTGCTCAACGTGGGCCTCCTGTTCCTGGTAGCCCGCGAGGGGCTGGGAGAGCTGGTTGCTAGCTTCCTCTTGCAAGCGGTGCTGATAGGGCCCTTGCTGGGGCTTTACCTCGAGTGGTCTCGTCGGCAGACGCACACCAGGCCCATCGAAACGGCCTACACGGCGCTACTGAGTACCGTAGAAGCCCTGGCCCAGGGTTCTGAAGAGGAGCTCTGGCCCCGGCTGCTGGAGTCGGCGGTGCGGGTGGTGCCGGGTGCTCAGGCCGGTAGCATCCGGCTGCGCCAGGGTTCCGATTTTGTCTTTGTGGCCCAGCAGGGTTTTGGGGAGGGCATCCTGGGGGTACGGAGCAGCGAGCTAGAAACCATGGCCTGGCACGGCAACCCGGCGGCCTGGCGGCAGGGCCAGCCCCGCATTGCCAACCACGCCGACATCCAGCGCATCCTGGCCGCGCACCAGGAGAACGAACTACTGGCCCGGCAGCTCGATCAGGCCAGCGCTAATAAGGTCAGCCAAATTCGCTCCACCCTGTGTATGCCCATCCTGCTGGGGGGCGAGGTGGTGGCCGAGATCAACCTGGATGCCTTTCGGGACCGGGCTTTTAGCGAGCAGTCGGTGGAGGTAGCCCGCCAGTATGCCTTGCAGGTCACGGTGTTGCTGGCGGCCCACCGCCAGCAGGCCGAGCTCGAGGCCCGCATCCACGAGTTTGAAGTGATCGAGGCCCTGAGCGCGGCCTTGCGGGGTCTCAAGGGCACCGGCGAGATTACCAAGCGCCTGGTGCGCGAGACCATTCGCCTGATGAACTCCGAGCATGCCGCCCTGCTTCTGATTGAACCCGACGGCCAGCACATGCGCTGTTATGCAGCGGCAGGCATTTTCCTGGAGATCAAGGATCAGCCGGTTCCTCAGGGCCAGGGATTTAGCTGGGCTGCAGTGGAAACTCGAGCGCCCATCTGGAGCCAGCAGGCCCACCTCGACAAGCGGGCTTTTGGGCGCTTCAAAACGCCCCGTCCACCCTTCTCGGAAATTGTGATGCCCCTGTTCAGCTCGAAAGGTCATCCCCTGGGGGTCTTAATCTCAGCCCGCAATGGTGCGGGCACCTTCAGCGACCGGGACATGCGCTTGATGCAGGTGATCAGCAACATCGCCGCCAATACCCTGGAGCGGGTGCGGGCCAATGAAAGCCTCGAGGCCGAGATTGCGGAAAAAACTGCCCTCCTGGAGCTTTCGCAAATGCTGGGCGGCAACGACGCTTCGTTGCTGCCTCTGGCCCTGGAGAAAATCCGCCAGATGGGGCACGCCGACTGTGTGGTTCTGGGTGTGCTCGAGAGCGAGGTTTTCCGTACCAGGGCCGTTGCCGGAGATGTGCGTCCGGGCTTGGCAAGGTTGCTTGAAAAGCACCTGCTCCTCAACCACCCGGTGGTACAGCAAATGGCCTCAGGCCAGCCTTTTCAGTGCGGTCAGACTGCATCTCGGCCAGAACTCCAGGCCCTTGCGGTGGACGGAGTTCACGGGCTGTACATGATCGGCGTGGTGAACGAAACGGAGCTTCGGGCCGGGATGGTACTACTCCGCTATGAGCCCAGCCAGGGCTGGAACGACCCAGAAAACCGTTTGCTGGAAGGGGCGGCACAAATCCTGGGGGCCCTGCTCTTGCGGCTGGAGCACACCCGGCAGCTCGAGGCCGCCTACGAAGGAGCCTTGCGGGCCATCGGTCTGGCCCTCGAGGCCCGCGACCGCGAGACCGCCGGCCACACCGACCGGGTGGCGGCCCTGGCCGAACAGCTAGGACGCGCCCTGGGCATGAGCGAGACCGAGTTGCGCGATTTGCGCTGGGGAGCCTATCTGCACGATGTGGGCAAGCTCACCATCCCCGATGCCATCCTGCTGAAGCCGGGCAAGCTCACCCCGGAAGAGTTCAGTACCATGAAAACCCACGCCCCTCTGGGCGATGACCTGGTGCGCAACCTGCCTTTTGTACCACCGGCGGCCCGCCAGATAGTGCGCCACCACCACGAGCGCTGGGATGGCCGCGGCTACCCGGATGGCCTGGCAGCTGAAAATATTCCCCTATCGGCCCGCATTTTTGCCATCTGCGATGTGTTCGATGCGCTCTGTTCGGAGCGGCCTTACAAGGCCGCCATGCCTCCGGAAATGGCAGCCCAGGAGCTATGGCGCAGCGTTCATGGCGGCCACCTCGATCGTCGCCTGGTGGAGGTATTCCTCAGAACCCAGGGGCTGGAGGAGGCCATGCGGGTCTCCCAGGCTGCCGACTAATGAGAGGAGGGTGCGCCCAGCGTTCGCTCCACACGGCCTTTTGCGCTATGATGGGGGTCAATGGTCGAATTTTCACGAGATTTGTTGGGTCTGGAGCAGCGTATCGTCATGGTGACGGGGGCCGGGCGGGGGTTTGGGCGTTCGGTGGCCCGCTCCTATGCCCGTAATGGGGCCACGGTCATCACCGTAGACCCCGATGTGGAAATGGCCACCGCGATTGCCTCCGAGGTTGAGCAGTTGGGGGCTACTGCCATTCCCATCCGGGGGGATATGTCGGTGGTGCTCGACGTGATGAACACCTTCGAGAAAATCGAGGAGTTGTTCGGGATGCTCGACGGGATTGTGCATGTTACCAGCGCCGAGAGCAAAACCCCCTTTGTGGAGCTTTTGGAGGGGGAGTGGTACGACCTGCTCAACGCCGACGTGAAGTCCAGCCTCTACGTGTTGCAGCAGGGCCTGCGCTACCTGAGCGGCGGGGGCTTCGTGACCCTGGTACTGCCCCCCTTGCAACGTGAGCAGCCCCATGTCGCAGCGATTCGCGGGGCGGTGGCCGGCTTGATTGAAGGGGCCACCCGCATCTTCCCCACCAACGTGCGGGTCAATGGAGTCATCCCCAGCCGCGATCCCGTCGGCGAGGAGCACGACCGACCCCTGGTTCGGGTAGCCGTGGCCCTGGGCTCGATGGTCTCGGAGGGGGTGCGGGGCCAGCTTTTGGAGGTTTTGCTGCCCGAGCCGCCGCACCAGCCGGAAATCTACGATTTGCTGAGGGAGCTACCGTGAAAGGGTTCAGGGTTGGAGGTCTAAGATCAAGAGGTGTTCTTTGGCTCTTGACATGGGGCCCTCGACGCTCGACACAGCTATGAACTGCCCGTTTTGTGGAAACCCCGATAGCCGCGTGCTGGATTCCCGTCCTTCCGACGAGGGATCGGTCATTCGCCGCCGCCGGGAGTGCCCTGCCTGCAAACGTCGCTTTACGACCTACGAGCGGGCCCAGGTAGAGCCCTTGCTGGTGATCAAACGTTCAGGGCGCAAAGAGACCTTTGACCCCAACAAACTGCTGCGCGGCCTGAGCCTGGCCGCCCAGAAGCGCCCCATTGACCCCGAGGTCTTGCAGGAGTTTGCCTTTGGTTTTGAGGACACCGTCAAGGAAATGGAGATTACCTCCGAGGAGATTGGGCTGCGCTCCCTGGCATTCTTGAAAGAACTGGATCCGGTGGCCTACATCCGCTTTGCCTCGGTTTACCGCGAGTTCGATAGCCTGGAAAACTTTATCGAGGAAGTGCGCAAGCTGGATCGTAAGCCTGGCAAGGGCAGAAAAACTCAAAAGATGGAAGAAGAGGACGAACTCAATCTGGCCGATGAAGCCAAACTGGGTACGGTTTGAATGAACCATTGCGGGCACTTGTGCGAATACGGCGTCCTTTACAGACGTGGCCGCCCACGAAAACGAGAAGGGACAAGCGTGGGCCGGGCCCAGCCCACGGGTGCTAGGAGTTTACAGGCGGCCACTATTCTTTCCAGAACAAAGGATTCTTGATCCTGGATGGCTCGATTTTTATGAAGAGCGCTCTAACTGCAAACCGCCCTAACCTGTACGGGTACTACTTTCCCCCTGCCGATGGGATATGATTTGCGCTGTCTGTGCGGGGCCCACCCGCCACCGTATTCCACCAACAGGCCGGAGGATGTTGAAAATGGCAAACCAGTTTGACGCAAACCGCCCCTTGCGGGTCGCAGTCATCGGTTCGGGGCCTTCAGGCATATATGCTGCGGAAGCCCTGATCAAGCAGAGCGAAACCCCTGTCTCGGTAGATGTGTTTGACCGACTCCCCACCCCCTATGGGCTGGTGCGCTACGGGGTGGCTCCCGACCACCAGACCATCAAGTCGGTGACCAGGGTGATGCAGAAGGTGTTGCAAGACCCCCGGGTGCGCTTTTGGGGCAATGTCGAGTTTGGCCGCGACCTGACCCTGGCCGACCTGCGCCGGCACTACGATGCGGTGGTGTATACGGTGGGGGCCTCGAGCGACCGTCATCTGGGCATCCCCGGCGAAGACCTGCCGGGGAGCCTCTCGGCTACCGAGTTTGTGGCCTGGTACAACGGCCACCCCGACTACAAGCACCTGCCCATCCGCCTCGATGTGCGCGGGGTGGCGGTGGTGGGGATGGGGAATGTGGCGGTGGACGTTGCCCGCATCCTGGCCAAGTCGGCAGACGAACTGCGAACCACCGACATCGCCGACCACGCCCTGAGCGTGCTGGCTGAGAGCCAGGTCACCGACATCTACATGCTGGGCCGCCGGGGCCCGGCGCAGGCCAAGTTCACCACCAAAGAACTGCGCGAGCTGGGCGAGCTGCCGAGCGCGGATGTGGTGGTGAAGCCGGAGGAACTCGAGCTCGACGAAAAAAGCGCTGCCTCCATTGCGGACGAACCGGCCCTTCAGAAGAACCTGGAAATTCTGCGTGAGTTTGCGGCCAGGCCGCTTACGGGCAAGCCGCGCCGGATACATATTCGCTTTTTGGTTTCGCCGGTGGCGATACTGGGCGAGGGCCGGGTGCAGAAGATTCGCCTGGAGAAGAACCGTCTGGACGAAAACCTGAACGCGGTGGGTACCGGGGTGTTCGAGGAGCTCGAGGTGGGGATGGTGCTGCGCTCGGTGGGCTACAAGGGCGTACCCCTGCCCGAGGTGCCCTTCGATAGCCGCAAGGGGGTTATCCCCAACCAGGCCGGGCGGGTGCTGCGCGAGGGCCAGGTGGCGGCAGGGGAGTACACGGCGGGCTGGATCAAGCGCGGCCCCAGTGGGGTGATTGGCACCAACAAAGCCTGTGCTACCGAGACGGTAAAACTGCTGCTGGAGGATGCCGCCCACCTGCCACTGGCCCCCGACCCCGACCCCGAGGCCATCCCGCGGCTCCTGAGGGAGCGGGGGGTGCGGTATGTGACCCTCGAACACTGGCTGCGCCTGGACGCTCACGAAACCACCCTGGGGCAGGCCCAGGGCCGGCCACGGGTCAAGGTGACCAGTGTGGAGAAGATGCTCGAGGTGGTGAGCTGAGAGCCGATGGTCAATAGCCGATAGCTGATGGCCGATGGCCAGCTATTTGACTGAGGGCGGGGGATTTTGCTTGCGGGCCTTCATCGCTGGGGTCGGCTTGTCCAGCGGTAGGCGGTGGCCATGGCCCGGCGAAGGGTCATTGGGTCGGGTGGGTTGGCTAGCAGGCGCTCGAGCTCGGCCTCGGCAATGGCCTCGAGCGGCCTTGCAACCGGCTGCTCGCCCGCAAAGCGCATGGCCATCCCCTCGGCTTTCCAGCGGGGCCAGCCCTCGGGCTGGGCCAGGTGAAAGAGCTCGTGGCGCAGGGTGCGTTCCAGGGTTCCCCGCTCCAAAAGAACCCGCAAGCGTTGGGTATCAATCTGGTTTTGGCCCCGGTGGGCGGCGGCCAGCACAAACCACGGCAGCCCTGTCGAGGCCGTGTAGGACGCCAGGTTGGGGTGGATGACCACCCGAACCGTGGGCGGTAGTGCAAGGCCCCGCGATTGCAAGTTCTGCCGGGCTTTTTGCAAAACCCTGAACACCTCAGGCAGGTGAAGGGCGTCCGCACCCCCGGCGTACCGTACCACAAAGCCGGGGGCCTGGGCGGTCTGCCAGTTCTGCGCCAGGGCTGGGGTCAGGGCAGTCAACCAGACCAAGGTCAGCCACACCAGCAGCGGTGTGGAGGTGTGGGGGTGTGGGAGGGAGAGAAAAGCCTTCATTGAACCACTCTCGCCCCTTCCTGGGGTGAAGCTCGAGGCCCGGCAGGGCGCGAGCCTATCGCGTAGGGGTGGGTACAGCAGCACACTGCACAGGTCTCGTTTTGCGCTCGAGGCCCCCACGCCCCCCTACTCGCTCACCCGCACCTGCCGCGCCGTGCCCACCCCCCGCACCTCCGGCTCGTACATCATCCAGGCCAGGGTGGGCAGCGCGGTGAAGTTGCCGGGGGTCTCGGCCCGCAGGACGTAGGTAAACGTGACGGGGCCGCTCAGGTAGCTGAAGAAGAACTCCACCTGCCGATCGCGGATCTCCCGCCCATCAAACCAGTAGTTCCAGCCGTAGTAATCGTCGCCAAAGCGGGAGCGCACCCCAGCAATGCGGAACGAGTCGTCGTTCTCCACCACGGTCAGGCCCGCCGGGGTAGGCTCCTCCACCACCACATACCGCACCGCTCCCTGCTCGGGCCGCACCGTCAGGGTCACGACCAGAAGCTCGCCCACCTTCAGCGGCCCACTGAGCGGGCTGCGGTCGTAAACGAAGCGCTCGGCCTTAGCGTCGTAGCGGGGGGTGAGCTTCTCGTAGGTGCGGGCCACCCGCAGGCCCCGGGACTCGGGTTGGAGGTATTCGCGTTCTTCAAAGTAACCCACACTGCCGCTCAGGTAGAGGCGGTTGTTGCTCGTAACCTGTACTTCGTTTGCGCCCACCCGCAAGCCTTCCAGGGCGAGTTCGGCGCCCCTGGCCGGAACCCGCAGGGTCTGGGTTTGTCCGTTGACCGAGACCTCTACCTCCTGCTCGCCGGGTTGCTCGCCGGAGGCTTTGGCCAGGGCGAGCGCGGCCACCACGATGGCGGCGGTGTCCTTGGTGGAAATCCAGCCCGCCCCTTTGCGCTCCTGCAAGAGCCAGTTCACGATTTTGGGAATAGCCGGGTGGTTTGGGCGCAGTCTGGCCAGGGCTTCCAGACCGCGGGCGGTGGCCTCGAGGCGGTCGTCGTTCCAGGCGAAGCGCGGGGCCCGCACCTCCCAGTAAGCGGTGCGCTCGCGTTCGGTCAGCCTGCGCAGCAGGCCGTCCAGGGCCGCCTGGGCCAGGGCTGGGTCGCCGTTTTGGTGGTAGGTGAGCACGATCAGGGCGTGGCCGTAGGGGGTCAGGTCGGGGCGCTTGAGGAACTCTTGCAGGTAGCTGAAGTCGAGCTTGTCCTGCCGGAAGGCGGTGCGGGTCAGCCGGGGAAGGTTCGCCTGGAGGAGGCCCGGTCTGAAGCCCTGTCGCAGATAGCGGCTCCCGGCCAGGGCAAAGGCGTAGCCCGCGTAGGCCACTGCGTCGGCGGCGTAGGTGTCGGCATCGGGCCGGTTCAGGGTTTTGAGCAGGTACTGAAGGCCTCGCTGGATGGCCTCGGGCCGTATGGCGTAGCCGGCCTCCTGCGCCTGCAAAAGCCCGGTGAGCACGTACGAGGTGATATAGAGCGAGGAGGCGTCGTTTTGCCAGAAGCCCCAGCCGCCGTCGTCGTGCTGGAAGTCGTAGAGGCGCTTCAGTCCGGCGGCCACAAAGTCGTCGAGGTTGGCCGCAACCGCCTGGGGTAGCTCGGCCAGCGCCCCCGCTTGCTTGGCCAGCACGCTGGGCAGGAAGCGGCTCATGGTCTGCTCGGAGCAGCCGTAGGGATACCCGGCCAGATACCCAAGCGCCGGGGTAACGGCGGCGGCCAGCGAAGGGGTCAGGTAGAGCTTGCCCCGGGTTTGCGAGAGGTCGGTGCCCGCGGGCAGGGTGAACCTCCAGCTCTCACCCGATTGAGCGGCCCAGCCTAGCTCTTGCTTGAGCCCTTTGGGGAAGATGGAGAGCCGGGTGCGAAGGGCATCGGAAGCGGCGGGGGTGAGGGCCGAGGCTTGCAGGGTGGCGGTGCCGCTCTGGTCGGCCCGCACCCGATAGCCGGTAGTGGCCCGACCTCCGGCGGGGAGCTGGGCCAGGGTGGTGGGCGGGGTGAGCAGGCTCAGACCGGTGGCCTCGAGGCGCAGCTGGCCCGATTGGTTTTCTTCCAGGTTGTTCTGCCCGATGACCTTGAGG
The nucleotide sequence above comes from Meiothermus sp. CFH 77666. Encoded proteins:
- a CDS encoding GNAT family N-acetyltransferase, producing MLANPKIRPFEERDYPAIAEVLAAAWPDQVHTEAGLREHDDHAPEVRWGRFVAELDHQIVGVGEYTQFEGMYHPQKFGAWVTVKPSFRGQGIGKALYGAVLEALEPHHPISILSSTREDQPHALAWLHKLGFAEKMRYWESRLDVQNFDFAPWAGKIEAVEAAGFDLKSLKELEGDPDYKHKLYDLWLEARLDVPRPEAISEVRFEDYCKWVFESRYYLPEGHFVAVDKNTGQYVALSTLWKTDGPYLSTGLTGTRRVYRRKGLALALKLKGIRLAQAYGAREIRTGNEANNRAMLSINEALGFVKQPVWIDFVKQLEEA
- a CDS encoding FAD-dependent oxidoreductase is translated as MANQFDANRPLRVAVIGSGPSGIYAAEALIKQSETPVSVDVFDRLPTPYGLVRYGVAPDHQTIKSVTRVMQKVLQDPRVRFWGNVEFGRDLTLADLRRHYDAVVYTVGASSDRHLGIPGEDLPGSLSATEFVAWYNGHPDYKHLPIRLDVRGVAVVGMGNVAVDVARILAKSADELRTTDIADHALSVLAESQVTDIYMLGRRGPAQAKFTTKELRELGELPSADVVVKPEELELDEKSAASIADEPALQKNLEILREFAARPLTGKPRRIHIRFLVSPVAILGEGRVQKIRLEKNRLDENLNAVGTGVFEELEVGMVLRSVGYKGVPLPEVPFDSRKGVIPNQAGRVLREGQVAAGEYTAGWIKRGPSGVIGTNKACATETVKLLLEDAAHLPLAPDPDPEAIPRLLRERGVRYVTLEHWLRLDAHETTLGQAQGRPRVKVTSVEKMLEVVS
- a CDS encoding HD domain-containing phosphohydrolase is translated as MGLVGAFISVIATTLLLAAHGGRERWGMTPFTMLASAMGLIALVSAFFMDVLGLYFGLVFTLQVGLLLVALEGEKRWKSTLGGLLLISVLALGLHNLMRFLDVPVMQVAQSMSVVNFRIAAQGLAMLLGGMLVWWLYPRLAVRNRIQALVVVLALINLLNVGLLFLVAREGLGELVASFLLQAVLIGPLLGLYLEWSRRQTHTRPIETAYTALLSTVEALAQGSEEELWPRLLESAVRVVPGAQAGSIRLRQGSDFVFVAQQGFGEGILGVRSSELETMAWHGNPAAWRQGQPRIANHADIQRILAAHQENELLARQLDQASANKVSQIRSTLCMPILLGGEVVAEINLDAFRDRAFSEQSVEVARQYALQVTVLLAAHRQQAELEARIHEFEVIEALSAALRGLKGTGEITKRLVRETIRLMNSEHAALLLIEPDGQHMRCYAAAGIFLEIKDQPVPQGQGFSWAAVETRAPIWSQQAHLDKRAFGRFKTPRPPFSEIVMPLFSSKGHPLGVLISARNGAGTFSDRDMRLMQVISNIAANTLERVRANESLEAEIAEKTALLELSQMLGGNDASLLPLALEKIRQMGHADCVVLGVLESEVFRTRAVAGDVRPGLARLLEKHLLLNHPVVQQMASGQPFQCGQTASRPELQALAVDGVHGLYMIGVVNETELRAGMVLLRYEPSQGWNDPENRLLEGAAQILGALLLRLEHTRQLEAAYEGALRAIGLALEARDRETAGHTDRVAALAEQLGRALGMSETELRDLRWGAYLHDVGKLTIPDAILLKPGKLTPEEFSTMKTHAPLGDDLVRNLPFVPPAARQIVRHHHERWDGRGYPDGLAAENIPLSARIFAICDVFDALCSERPYKAAMPPEMAAQELWRSVHGGHLDRRLVEVFLRTQGLEEAMRVSQAAD
- the nrdR gene encoding transcriptional regulator NrdR, which translates into the protein MNCPFCGNPDSRVLDSRPSDEGSVIRRRRECPACKRRFTTYERAQVEPLLVIKRSGRKETFDPNKLLRGLSLAAQKRPIDPEVLQEFAFGFEDTVKEMEITSEEIGLRSLAFLKELDPVAYIRFASVYREFDSLENFIEEVRKLDRKPGKGRKTQKMEEEDELNLADEAKLGTV
- a CDS encoding SDR family NAD(P)-dependent oxidoreductase, which codes for MVEFSRDLLGLEQRIVMVTGAGRGFGRSVARSYARNGATVITVDPDVEMATAIASEVEQLGATAIPIRGDMSVVLDVMNTFEKIEELFGMLDGIVHVTSAESKTPFVELLEGEWYDLLNADVKSSLYVLQQGLRYLSGGGFVTLVLPPLQREQPHVAAIRGAVAGLIEGATRIFPTNVRVNGVIPSRDPVGEEHDRPLVRVAVALGSMVSEGVRGQLLEVLLPEPPHQPEIYDLLRELP
- a CDS encoding GNAT family N-acetyltransferase, which gives rise to MHIHPFDFSEAHYRVYAAVREAAHPEVLLDIAVLKHLDQTRAQSDVLERFLVEQGGQAVGVMEFATPYYDPKPGALEVRYHLRPEAHSLEDAVWGFLMERLAPHSPKELLAQVREDWPEYRYLLAQGFAEVERRWESVLDLHGFDPAPFERPLPPEMALRPLSELPWQEEGFQRALYALETSLLQDVPSTEPINLWPFEVWQERTLNDPNLLPEGYFLALQGEQMVGVTMLFKSSRPQTLRTGLTGVLRSHRRRGLALALKLRALEFARRYGARYIRTANHQINRPMLAINEALGFIKEPATVLLRLNPVRQKPG